Proteins encoded in a region of the Halostella limicola genome:
- a CDS encoding sodium:solute symporter family protein: MSAATQLAIIGAYLLLALGVGLVAYRLTDRSAEDYYLASRTLGTVVLLFTTFATLLSAFTFFAGPNIAFANGPEWILVMGLMDGVLFGILWYVLGYKQWLIGREQGYVTLGEMLGDRFGSTALRGLVAGVSLFWLFPYVMLQQVGAGTALEALTDGTVSYAMGAGLITAFMIAYVVLAGMRGIAWTDTLQGAFMLVMVWAATLWVLSSVGGLGAATGALAENRPEFLALGGGVYSPQWMLSQAIGIAFGVTMFPQVNQRFFVARSETVLKRSFALWPVLVILLFVPAFMLGAWAAGLGVAMPESGNILPALLNEYTPGWFAALVIAGAMAAMMSSSDSMLLSGSSYFTRDIYRPYVEQDASERKEDLVARVGVVAFAVATFLVSLTRPATLFQIGDAAFGGFAQLALPVAVALYWRRTTRTGITVGIVASQLFYAAHVFVGAFPADYGGWTPSVVGMLVGLVLTVAASAATSAAAEEDASVYFDGLRAD; this comes from the coding sequence GTGAGCGCCGCGACGCAGCTCGCGATCATCGGCGCGTACCTCCTGCTGGCGCTCGGAGTCGGGCTGGTCGCCTACCGGCTGACTGACCGCTCGGCCGAGGACTACTACCTCGCGAGCCGGACGCTCGGCACGGTCGTCCTGCTTTTCACGACGTTCGCCACCCTGCTGTCGGCGTTCACCTTCTTCGCCGGGCCGAACATCGCCTTCGCGAACGGCCCCGAGTGGATTCTGGTGATGGGGCTGATGGACGGCGTCCTGTTCGGGATCCTCTGGTACGTGCTCGGGTACAAGCAGTGGCTGATCGGCCGCGAACAGGGCTACGTGACGCTGGGCGAGATGCTCGGCGACCGGTTCGGATCGACGGCGCTGCGCGGCCTCGTCGCGGGCGTCAGCCTGTTCTGGCTGTTCCCGTACGTGATGCTCCAGCAGGTCGGCGCGGGCACCGCGCTGGAGGCGCTGACCGACGGGACGGTGTCGTACGCGATGGGCGCGGGCCTCATCACCGCCTTCATGATCGCCTACGTCGTCCTCGCGGGGATGCGCGGCATCGCCTGGACCGACACGCTCCAGGGCGCGTTCATGCTCGTCATGGTGTGGGCCGCGACCCTGTGGGTGCTGTCCTCGGTCGGCGGCCTCGGCGCGGCGACGGGGGCGCTCGCCGAGAACCGCCCCGAGTTCCTCGCGCTCGGCGGCGGGGTCTACTCGCCGCAGTGGATGCTCTCGCAGGCTATCGGCATCGCCTTCGGGGTGACCATGTTCCCGCAGGTGAACCAGCGCTTCTTCGTCGCGCGCTCCGAGACCGTCCTCAAGCGCTCGTTCGCGCTGTGGCCCGTGCTGGTGATCCTGCTTTTCGTCCCCGCGTTCATGCTCGGCGCGTGGGCGGCCGGCCTCGGCGTCGCGATGCCCGAGAGCGGCAACATCCTCCCCGCGCTGCTCAACGAGTACACCCCCGGCTGGTTCGCCGCGCTGGTGATCGCTGGCGCCATGGCCGCCATGATGAGCTCCTCGGACTCGATGCTGCTGTCCGGCTCCTCCTACTTCACCCGCGACATCTACCGGCCGTACGTCGAGCAGGACGCCAGCGAGCGCAAGGAGGACCTGGTCGCCCGGGTCGGCGTCGTCGCCTTCGCCGTCGCGACGTTCCTCGTCAGCCTCACCCGGCCGGCGACGCTGTTCCAGATCGGCGACGCCGCGTTCGGCGGGTTCGCCCAGCTCGCGCTCCCGGTCGCCGTCGCGCTGTACTGGCGCCGGACCACCCGGACGGGGATCACGGTCGGCATCGTCGCGAGCCAGCTGTTCTACGCGGCGCACGTGTTCGTCGGGGCGTTCCCCGCGGACTACGGGGGGTGGACCCCGAGCGTCGTCGGGATGCTGGTCGGCCTGGTGCTGACCGTCGCAGCCTCGGCGGCCACCTCCGCGGCGGCCGAGGAGGACGCGAGCGTCTACTTCGACGGCCTGCGCGCGGACTGA
- a CDS encoding DUF3311 domain-containing protein: protein MVSRTESIAWAIAFALLAVLAVPWFLWRDATVWAGLPVWVWWHVGWLALSAVVFAAFADRAWGVWVGESA from the coding sequence ATGGTATCGAGAACCGAGTCGATCGCCTGGGCAATCGCGTTCGCGCTCCTCGCGGTGCTCGCCGTCCCCTGGTTCCTCTGGCGGGACGCGACCGTCTGGGCCGGCCTGCCGGTGTGGGTGTGGTGGCACGTCGGGTGGCTGGCGCTGTCGGCCGTCGTCTTCGCCGCCTTCGCCGACCGCGCGTGGGGCGTCTGGGTGGGTGAGAGCGCGTGA
- the thiC gene encoding phosphomethylpyrimidine synthase ThiC has translation MTQISRARAGDVTPAMERVAERERVDPEFVREQVAEGQAVIPANRNHESLDPMVIGREFATKVNANIGNSETTSDIEGELRKLHTAVHHGADTVMDLSTGGDLDRIRETNVTASPVPVGTVPIYEAVKRVDDIADITHELLLDVIEKQAEQGVDYMTVHAGVLMEHLPLTDGRKTGIVSRGGSILAQWMEENGMQNPLYAKFEAICEIFAEHDVTFSLGDGLRPGCLADASDEAQFAELDTLGELTRTAWDHDVQVMVEGPGHVPLDEVADNVERQQDVCDGAPFYVLGPLVTDVAPGYDHITSAIGATEAARAGAAMLCYVTPKEHLGLPEEEDVRDGLAAYRIAAHAADVANGREGARDWDDALSEARYEFDWTEQFELSLDPERAREYHDQTLPGDNYKEARFCSMCGVEFCSMRIDQDARDADGEMETIEDDTDVAESPAAEVNRPPVGHHDAGGVPDEIEGVDLSRDYPSADDD, from the coding sequence ATGACGCAGATCAGCAGAGCGCGAGCCGGAGACGTGACGCCGGCGATGGAGCGCGTCGCCGAGCGAGAGCGAGTCGACCCCGAGTTCGTCCGCGAGCAGGTCGCGGAGGGGCAGGCGGTGATCCCCGCGAACCGCAATCACGAGAGCCTCGACCCGATGGTCATCGGCCGCGAGTTCGCGACGAAGGTCAACGCGAACATCGGCAACAGCGAGACGACGAGCGATATCGAGGGCGAACTGCGGAAGCTGCACACCGCCGTCCACCACGGCGCGGACACGGTGATGGACCTCTCGACCGGGGGCGACCTCGACCGGATCCGGGAGACGAACGTCACCGCGTCGCCGGTGCCGGTCGGCACGGTGCCGATCTACGAGGCCGTCAAGCGGGTCGACGACATCGCGGACATCACGCACGAACTCCTGCTCGACGTCATCGAGAAGCAGGCGGAGCAGGGCGTCGACTACATGACGGTCCACGCGGGCGTGCTGATGGAGCACCTGCCGCTGACCGACGGCCGGAAGACCGGCATCGTCTCCCGGGGCGGGTCGATCCTCGCGCAGTGGATGGAGGAAAACGGGATGCAGAACCCGCTGTACGCGAAGTTCGAGGCGATCTGCGAGATATTCGCCGAGCACGACGTGACGTTCAGCCTCGGCGACGGCCTCCGCCCGGGCTGTCTCGCCGACGCGAGCGACGAGGCGCAGTTCGCCGAACTCGACACGCTGGGCGAACTCACCCGGACCGCGTGGGACCACGACGTGCAGGTGATGGTCGAGGGGCCGGGCCACGTCCCGCTCGACGAGGTCGCGGACAACGTCGAGCGGCAGCAGGACGTCTGCGACGGCGCGCCGTTTTACGTCCTCGGACCGCTCGTCACCGACGTCGCACCGGGGTACGACCACATCACCAGCGCCATCGGCGCGACCGAGGCGGCCCGCGCCGGCGCGGCCATGCTCTGCTACGTCACGCCCAAGGAGCACCTCGGTCTCCCCGAGGAAGAGGACGTGCGCGACGGCCTCGCCGCCTACCGCATCGCGGCCCACGCCGCGGACGTGGCGAACGGCCGCGAGGGCGCTCGCGACTGGGACGACGCGCTCTCGGAGGCTCGCTACGAGTTCGACTGGACCGAGCAGTTCGAGCTGTCGCTGGACCCCGAACGCGCCCGCGAGTACCACGACCAGACGCTCCCCGGCGACAACTACAAGGAGGCCCGCTTCTGCTCGATGTGCGGCGTCGAGTTCTGCTCGATGCGGATCGACCAAGACGCGCGCGACGCCGACGGGGAGATGGAGACGATCGAGGACGACACCGACGTGGCCGAATCACCGGCCGCCGAGGTGAACCGCCCGCCGGTCGGGCACCACGACGCCGGGGGCGTCCCGGACGAGATCGAGGGCGTCGACCTCTCGCGGGACTATCCGAGCGCTGACGACGACTGA
- a CDS encoding thiamine-phosphate synthase family protein, which yields MSLRLPSEIVVEQFLPTARAMLAAELDDHDLTQQEIADYLGVTQAAVSKYVGGEAPVNDRFADHPRMRETTAAIADGLATGEMDQYEALAELLELVREFEDRGPICEAHEEAMPALRGLGCDLCVRGPDEAVLAEREVLSTVREATRTLQAEPAVVEHVPNVGTNVGTALPDAVDETDVAAVPGRIHAMRGGLNVPANPEFGASQHVAEAILAARAVDPAVGGALNLATSDALLSAAREAGIEPLEFDADYEDRGERLREHFAERGAVPPVIYHRGAFGVEPITYVLGETAAEAAALAADLATAASRE from the coding sequence ATGTCGCTGCGGCTACCGAGCGAGATCGTCGTCGAGCAGTTCCTGCCGACCGCGCGGGCGATGCTCGCGGCCGAACTCGACGACCACGACCTCACCCAGCAGGAGATCGCGGACTACCTCGGCGTGACCCAGGCCGCCGTTAGCAAGTACGTCGGCGGCGAGGCGCCGGTGAACGACCGCTTCGCCGACCACCCGCGGATGCGCGAGACGACGGCCGCGATCGCCGACGGCCTCGCGACGGGGGAGATGGACCAGTACGAGGCGCTCGCCGAACTGCTGGAGCTGGTCCGGGAGTTCGAGGACCGCGGCCCCATCTGCGAGGCCCACGAGGAGGCGATGCCGGCGCTGCGCGGCCTGGGCTGTGACCTCTGCGTCCGCGGCCCGGACGAGGCCGTGCTCGCCGAACGAGAGGTGCTCTCGACCGTCCGGGAGGCGACCCGCACGCTGCAGGCCGAACCGGCCGTCGTCGAACACGTGCCGAACGTCGGGACGAACGTCGGCACCGCGCTGCCCGACGCCGTCGACGAGACGGACGTCGCGGCGGTCCCCGGCCGGATCCACGCCATGCGGGGCGGGCTCAACGTCCCCGCGAACCCCGAGTTCGGGGCTTCCCAGCACGTCGCCGAGGCGATCCTCGCCGCGCGAGCAGTCGATCCCGCGGTCGGCGGGGCGCTGAACCTCGCCACCTCGGACGCCCTGCTCTCGGCCGCCCGCGAGGCCGGGATCGAGCCCCTCGAGTTCGACGCCGACTACGAGGACCGCGGGGAACGTCTCCGCGAGCACTTCGCCGAGCGCGGCGCGGTGCCGCCGGTGATCTACCACCGCGGCGCGTTCGGCGTCGAGCCGATCACCTACGTCCTCGGCGAGACCGCCGCCGAGGCGGCGGCGCTCGCGGCGGACCTCGCCACGGCGGCGTCCCGAGAGTGA
- a CDS encoding sugar phosphate isomerase/epimerase family protein, whose amino-acid sequence MDTAIQLYTLRDVDETPSDLLSRVAETTFDGVEFAGAPDAAAVDALDETGLDAAAAHVGIEELEDRRGRVLDACEDADCDTVVVPVLDESNFESRAAVEAAADRLTAVGDAVADRGFRLAYHNHDHEFTDLGGTTGFELLVESVGDTVSVELDTGWALAAGEDPAALLRRLGDVPLVHLKDVDADAARPVELGEGDLDAAACADAAREVGAEWIIYEHDEPSNPLTSLPHGAAALDALR is encoded by the coding sequence ATGGACACGGCCATCCAGCTGTACACGCTCCGGGACGTCGACGAGACGCCGAGCGACCTGCTCTCCCGGGTCGCGGAGACGACGTTCGACGGCGTCGAGTTCGCCGGCGCGCCCGACGCCGCGGCGGTCGACGCGCTGGACGAGACCGGCCTCGACGCGGCGGCGGCCCACGTCGGGATCGAGGAACTGGAGGACCGGCGCGGGCGCGTCCTCGACGCCTGCGAAGACGCGGACTGCGACACCGTCGTGGTCCCCGTCCTCGACGAGTCGAACTTCGAGTCGCGGGCCGCCGTCGAGGCGGCGGCCGACCGCCTCACGGCCGTCGGCGACGCGGTTGCGGACCGGGGCTTCCGGCTCGCGTACCACAACCACGACCACGAGTTCACCGACCTCGGCGGGACGACCGGGTTCGAACTCCTGGTCGAGTCGGTCGGCGACACCGTCTCCGTCGAACTCGACACGGGCTGGGCGCTCGCCGCGGGCGAGGACCCCGCCGCGCTGCTCCGGCGTCTCGGCGACGTGCCGCTCGTCCACCTGAAGGACGTAGACGCCGACGCGGCCCGGCCGGTCGAACTCGGCGAGGGCGACCTCGACGCAGCGGCCTGTGCCGACGCGGCGCGCGAGGTGGGCGCGGAGTGGATCATTTACGAGCACGACGAGCCGTCGAACCCGCTGACCTCGCTCCCCCACGGCGCCGCCGCGCTCGACGCGCTCAGGTAG
- the dnaG gene encoding DNA primase DnaG, whose translation MEDTSKYLIHADISADGVVERSDVVGAIYGQTEGLLGDELDLRDLQQSSKVGRIEVEIESNGGQSVGSVTIATSIDKVATATLAAALETLDRIGPCRAQLEVRDIEDVRAAKRRQVVERAQELLHDAFDEGAMTSEEILDEVRQSVRVADITEYGGQPAGPRVADSDAVVVVEGRADVLTLLEYGVKNAVAVDGTNVPDVVADLTRDRTVTAFLDGDRGGHLILRELAQVGQVDYVAFAPDGKSVEDLSREEVFAVLREKTPYESVADRTDPGDADESDAGEAVATDGSQSPSPPADAETEPASPATPESPDAPGAAGAEAVEADGSEPLRRGAAEAAEAVASSPDAGTTQEDPASADEDDAEAVPSALREHVSDVIDGERGVARLLDAEGDVLSEAPADEAVDAVDDADPAPAAVVLDGTAAQRLADVAADNGVERVVAADLGAFTKRPTSVRVHAADDITLQ comes from the coding sequence ATGGAGGATACATCAAAATACCTCATTCACGCCGACATCTCCGCCGACGGGGTGGTAGAGCGGAGTGACGTCGTGGGTGCTATCTACGGCCAGACGGAGGGACTCCTCGGCGACGAGCTCGACCTGCGGGACCTACAGCAGTCCTCGAAGGTCGGGCGCATCGAAGTCGAGATAGAGAGCAACGGCGGCCAGTCCGTGGGGTCGGTCACCATCGCCACCAGCATCGACAAGGTGGCGACGGCGACCCTCGCGGCCGCTCTGGAGACCCTCGACCGCATCGGCCCCTGCCGGGCCCAGCTCGAGGTCAGAGACATCGAGGACGTCCGCGCGGCGAAGCGCCGCCAGGTCGTCGAGCGCGCGCAGGAGCTCCTGCACGACGCGTTCGACGAGGGCGCGATGACCAGCGAGGAGATCCTCGACGAGGTGCGCCAGAGCGTTCGCGTCGCCGACATCACCGAGTACGGGGGCCAGCCAGCCGGGCCGCGCGTCGCCGACAGCGACGCCGTCGTCGTCGTCGAGGGCCGGGCGGACGTGCTCACGCTGCTGGAGTACGGCGTGAAAAACGCCGTCGCCGTCGACGGGACGAACGTCCCCGACGTCGTCGCGGACCTCACCCGCGACCGGACGGTGACGGCCTTCCTCGACGGCGACCGCGGGGGCCACCTCATCCTCCGCGAGCTCGCGCAGGTCGGGCAGGTCGACTACGTCGCGTTCGCGCCGGACGGCAAGTCCGTCGAGGACCTCTCCCGCGAGGAGGTGTTCGCGGTGCTGCGCGAGAAGACGCCGTACGAGTCGGTCGCCGACCGGACCGACCCGGGGGACGCCGACGAGTCGGACGCGGGCGAAGCCGTCGCCACGGACGGGAGCCAGTCGCCCTCGCCGCCGGCCGACGCGGAGACAGAGCCCGCATCGCCCGCGACGCCCGAGTCGCCGGACGCGCCCGGGGCTGCCGGCGCGGAGGCGGTCGAAGCCGACGGGTCCGAACCGCTCCGACGCGGCGCGGCCGAGGCCGCCGAAGCGGTCGCCTCGTCGCCGGACGCCGGAACTACCCAGGAGGACCCCGCCTCCGCTGATGAAGACGACGCAGAGGCCGTGCCGTCGGCGCTCCGCGAGCACGTCTCGGACGTGATCGACGGGGAACGCGGCGTCGCCCGCCTGCTCGACGCCGAGGGGGACGTGCTGTCCGAAGCGCCGGCCGACGAGGCCGTCGACGCCGTCGACGACGCCGACCCCGCGCCGGCCGCCGTCGTCCTCGACGGGACCGCGGCGCAGCGCCTCGCGGACGTCGCGGCCGACAACGGCGTCGAGCGCGTCGTCGCCGCCGACCTCGGCGCGTTCACGAAGCGCCCCACGAGCGTGCGCGTCCACGCGGCGGACGACATCACGCTCCAGTAG
- a CDS encoding GNAT family N-acetyltransferase, translating into MIRAATPADLPALRALQSLLPETAPELLLASIDGPGIVLVSVGDESVGPLDDAHGLPVGYVLATVGPETAHIAELVVAPARRREGRGRRLLAAALARLRATDATRVELAVNPDNDTARRLYESFGFEEMRREAEYYESGPAVLLSRPL; encoded by the coding sequence GTGATCCGAGCCGCTACTCCCGCCGACCTGCCCGCACTCCGCGCCCTGCAGTCCCTCCTGCCCGAGACCGCCCCGGAGCTCCTGCTGGCGAGCATCGACGGGCCGGGGATCGTGCTGGTGTCTGTCGGCGACGAGTCCGTCGGCCCTCTGGACGACGCCCATGGCCTCCCGGTCGGGTACGTCCTCGCGACTGTCGGACCGGAGACGGCCCACATCGCCGAACTGGTCGTCGCGCCGGCGCGTCGGCGTGAGGGGCGCGGTCGCCGGCTGCTGGCAGCGGCGCTCGCGCGACTGCGGGCGACGGACGCGACGCGGGTCGAACTGGCCGTCAACCCGGACAACGACACGGCTCGGCGGCTGTACGAGTCGTTCGGCTTCGAGGAGATGCGGCGGGAGGCGGAGTACTACGAGAGCGGCCCGGCCGTGCTGCTGTCCCGGCCGCTCTGA
- a CDS encoding DUF92 domain-containing protein: protein MTSTVRRAGAFAGVGSLALAAPLLGRAAALPFVVVAGVAAFVADDGPVFELFARPGDWEEGRLYSLIGFALAATGLGLLTAVEAVPTLAFVGGVLALAYGNFGAQLARRRWPDPIVGAAGFTVGGTVGGAAGILGAAALAGDATPPLPLVVFLSVSGALLGALLRSVLFERDDPLVLLSVGLLLWFLWELTDPVTAAEIGVALAVTLAVGYASYALDTASVSGMLSGVFLGLLTIVLGGIGWFAVIIAFFGIGGLSTKFRYEEKEDRGVAEENEGARGSANVFSNAAVALAAVLAYAAAPMGLPAGDGVRVSGALFLYAFAGSISTAMSDTLSSEIGGVFDRPRLITTLQPVEPGTDGGVTWQGEIAGVTGAAIIALIAVALFDTVGSTGGGVILAAGVAGMTVDSLLGATVEGGRLGNQSVNFLATLSGAVVGALLALAVGLPVLA from the coding sequence GTGACATCGACTGTGCGGCGGGCGGGGGCGTTCGCGGGCGTCGGCAGCCTCGCGCTGGCCGCCCCCCTCCTCGGGCGGGCGGCCGCCCTCCCGTTCGTCGTCGTCGCGGGCGTCGCCGCGTTCGTCGCCGACGACGGGCCGGTGTTCGAACTGTTCGCCCGGCCGGGCGACTGGGAAGAGGGGCGGCTGTACAGCCTTATCGGCTTCGCCCTCGCCGCCACCGGACTGGGACTGCTGACGGCCGTCGAGGCGGTGCCCACCCTCGCTTTCGTCGGCGGCGTGCTGGCGCTGGCCTACGGCAACTTCGGGGCGCAACTGGCCCGCCGTCGGTGGCCGGACCCCATCGTCGGCGCCGCGGGCTTCACCGTCGGCGGCACAGTCGGCGGGGCGGCCGGCATCCTCGGCGCCGCGGCGCTGGCCGGCGACGCGACGCCGCCGCTCCCGCTCGTCGTCTTCCTCTCGGTCAGCGGCGCACTCCTCGGCGCCTTGCTCCGGTCCGTGCTGTTCGAGCGCGACGACCCGCTGGTGCTGCTCTCGGTCGGCCTCCTGCTCTGGTTCCTCTGGGAGCTCACCGACCCGGTGACGGCGGCGGAGATCGGCGTCGCCCTCGCGGTGACGCTGGCGGTCGGCTACGCATCGTACGCCCTCGACACGGCCTCCGTGTCGGGGATGCTCTCGGGCGTGTTCCTCGGCCTGCTCACCATCGTGCTCGGCGGCATCGGCTGGTTCGCCGTGATCATCGCATTCTTCGGCATCGGCGGCCTCTCGACGAAGTTCCGCTACGAGGAGAAGGAGGACCGCGGCGTCGCGGAGGAGAACGAGGGGGCCCGCGGGAGCGCCAACGTCTTCAGCAACGCGGCGGTGGCGCTCGCCGCCGTCCTCGCCTACGCCGCCGCACCGATGGGGCTCCCCGCGGGCGACGGCGTCCGCGTCTCCGGGGCGCTGTTCCTGTACGCCTTCGCGGGGTCGATCTCGACGGCGATGAGCGACACCCTCTCCAGCGAGATCGGCGGCGTGTTCGACCGCCCGCGCCTCATCACGACGCTCCAGCCGGTCGAGCCCGGCACGGACGGCGGCGTCACCTGGCAGGGCGAGATCGCCGGCGTCACGGGCGCGGCGATCATCGCGCTCATCGCCGTCGCCCTGTTCGACACGGTCGGGTCGACGGGCGGCGGCGTCATCCTCGCCGCCGGCGTCGCCGGGATGACCGTCGACAGCCTGCTCGGCGCGACCGTCGAGGGCGGCCGCCTCGGCAACCAGAGCGTGAACTTCCTCGCGACGCTCTCCGGTGCCGTCGTCGGCGCGCTCCTCGCGCTCGCTGTCGGTCTCCCCGTCCTCGCGTGA
- a CDS encoding undecaprenyl diphosphate synthase family protein: MGLYDRYLAARLRYEDDQRPDHVAVVITERDLLEQGAYDTLRDAFDWAFEYGAERVTVSVSVLDEAAVPTLKREFDDLDAPRPVAVRTPADDLPADAPIRVNIGLGGKHEFTAAVRNLAAEVRDGDLDPDAIDADDIEERLVFPEEPDLVIKTGAERLSDFMIWQSVYSELYFTDVNWRDFRKRDYLRALREYGRRNRRFGR, encoded by the coding sequence GTGGGCCTCTACGACCGGTATCTCGCCGCTCGATTGCGATACGAGGACGACCAGCGACCGGACCACGTCGCCGTCGTCATCACCGAACGGGACCTGCTGGAGCAGGGCGCGTACGACACGCTCCGCGACGCGTTCGACTGGGCGTTCGAGTACGGGGCCGAGCGCGTCACGGTCTCGGTCAGCGTCCTCGACGAGGCGGCCGTGCCGACGCTGAAGCGGGAGTTCGACGACCTCGACGCGCCGCGGCCGGTCGCCGTCCGCACCCCCGCCGACGACCTCCCGGCCGACGCGCCGATCCGGGTGAACATCGGGCTCGGCGGCAAACACGAGTTCACCGCCGCCGTCCGCAACCTCGCCGCGGAGGTCCGGGACGGCGACCTGGACCCCGACGCTATCGACGCCGACGACATCGAGGAGCGACTCGTCTTCCCCGAGGAGCCGGATCTGGTCATCAAGACCGGCGCGGAACGCCTCTCCGACTTCATGATCTGGCAGTCGGTCTACTCCGAACTGTACTTCACCGACGTGAACTGGCGGGACTTCCGGAAGCGCGACTACCTGCGGGCACTCCGGGAGTACGGCCGGCGGAACAGGCGATTTGGGCGCTAG
- the uppS gene encoding polyprenyl diphosphate synthase — translation MLSSLRERARAAYERLLEREISGTPSHVAVIQDGNRRYARERGAEKHDGHREGAQTTEQVLNWCRDLEIDELTLYAFSTENFNRPPEERENLFDLLEEKLYEFADADRVHDGEVCIRALGDVDRLPERVREAVDYAEDRTRGYDQFVLNIALAYGGRAELLSAARSVARDVDDGDLDPGDIDVGTVEERLYDRPVRDVDLIIRTGGDERTSNFLPWHANGNEAAVFFCAPYWPEFSRVDFLRGIRTYEHRERSWRRTRARRGLALLRALGGVELDEAKAVVRRFRDSLPSGERSTVDEVAPEDLPPADEEPQPAD, via the coding sequence ATGCTGTCTAGCCTCCGCGAGCGTGCCCGGGCCGCGTACGAGCGACTCCTCGAACGCGAGATATCGGGGACCCCGAGTCACGTCGCCGTCATTCAGGACGGCAACCGCCGGTACGCCCGCGAGCGCGGCGCGGAGAAACACGACGGCCACCGCGAAGGCGCCCAGACGACCGAACAGGTACTCAACTGGTGTCGAGACCTGGAGATCGACGAACTGACGCTGTACGCCTTCTCCACGGAGAACTTCAACCGCCCGCCGGAGGAGCGCGAGAACCTGTTCGACCTCCTGGAGGAGAAACTGTACGAGTTCGCCGACGCGGACCGCGTCCACGACGGCGAGGTGTGCATCCGCGCGCTGGGCGACGTCGACCGCCTGCCCGAGCGCGTCCGGGAGGCCGTGGACTACGCCGAGGACCGCACCCGGGGCTACGACCAGTTCGTCCTGAACATCGCGCTGGCGTACGGCGGCCGCGCCGAACTGCTCTCGGCCGCCCGCAGCGTCGCCCGCGACGTGGACGACGGCGACCTGGATCCCGGGGACATCGACGTGGGGACCGTCGAGGAGCGCCTCTACGACCGTCCCGTGCGCGACGTGGACCTGATCATCCGGACCGGCGGCGACGAGCGCACGAGCAACTTCCTCCCGTGGCACGCCAACGGTAACGAGGCGGCCGTCTTCTTCTGTGCCCCCTACTGGCCGGAGTTCTCCCGCGTGGACTTCCTGCGGGGGATCCGTACGTACGAACACCGCGAGCGCTCGTGGCGGCGCACCCGCGCCCGCCGCGGCCTCGCGCTGCTGCGCGCGCTCGGCGGCGTCGAGCTCGACGAGGCGAAGGCGGTCGTCCGCCGGTTCCGCGACTCGCTGCCCAGCGGCGAGCGCTCGACCGTCGACGAGGTCGCCCCCGAAGACCTGCCACCTGCCGACGAGGAGCCGCAGCCGGCGGACTGA
- a CDS encoding cold-shock protein, producing the protein MAKGTVDFFNDTGGYGFIDSDDSEEDVFFHMEDVGGPDLEEGQEVEFDIEQADKGPRATNLERL; encoded by the coding sequence ATGGCGAAAGGTACGGTTGACTTCTTCAACGACACGGGCGGTTACGGTTTCATTGACAGCGACGACTCCGAGGAAGACGTGTTCTTCCACATGGAGGACGTCGGCGGTCCTGACCTGGAGGAAGGTCAGGAAGTCGAGTTCGACATCGAGCAGGCCGACAAGGGCCCGCGCGCGACGAACCTCGAGCGTCTGTAA
- a CDS encoding DUF5778 family protein, protein MSETLDDDLYQRTKQLLEPGEIELNGAVVHTDIESQDDIAMTQATIDVGEIIAEHATDEDTYVYSGTDDPEFASNQHQGLTLDGDEFVWECQQLLREGTYDVVFYYEASADHEAILDDIREEGFDVTGVRGD, encoded by the coding sequence ATGAGCGAAACCCTCGACGACGACCTCTACCAGCGGACGAAGCAGTTGCTCGAACCCGGCGAGATAGAGCTCAACGGCGCGGTCGTTCACACGGACATCGAGTCCCAGGACGACATCGCGATGACGCAGGCGACCATCGACGTCGGCGAGATCATCGCCGAGCACGCGACCGACGAGGACACGTACGTCTACTCCGGGACGGACGACCCCGAGTTCGCGTCGAACCAGCACCAGGGGCTCACCCTCGACGGCGACGAGTTCGTCTGGGAGTGCCAGCAGCTGCTCCGCGAGGGGACCTACGACGTCGTCTTCTACTACGAGGCGAGCGCCGACCACGAGGCCATCCTCGACGATATCCGCGAGGAGGGCTTCGACGTGACGGGCGTCCGCGGGGACTGA